From a region of the Cololabis saira isolate AMF1-May2022 chromosome 8, fColSai1.1, whole genome shotgun sequence genome:
- the errfi1a gene encoding ERBB receptor feedback inhibitor 1a isoform X2 yields the protein MDAAHTDNSYRSQHKGPPASYEKHKHSPILQRLPPKKSRPIHLSLSCNTEPSTPSPAEDDQVVPSFQKLSFYECSSPPQTPDRCSKPLPPIPPQTDIPPEQAMDNEVEFFTSTDENCCLVSSVDQCSKPSPFRYGLPSRRSFRDCGQINYAYYEGPSGPPSPGPPQQNHQAHPPQEAREQYEQQRREPPERVVCQRPQDKAQRKLRRSHSGPAGSLHKPSLLRLTCHKRHSNNSDKPEVPPPIPPRTLKTGDCRRWSAEVSSGAYSDEDKPPKVPPRDPLSRGSSRTPSPKMLPTYINGVMPPTQSFAPDPKYVSGRSFHRQNSEGSPCILPVMENGKKASGTHYYLMPQRSGFADSHCDCHTHRKVDLV from the exons ATGGATGCAGCACACACAGATAACAGTTACCGATCTCAGCATAAGGGGCCACCTGCAAGCTATGAAA AACACAAGCACAGTCCCATCTTGCAGAGGTTACCTCCAAAGAAATCCCGGCCCATCCATCTGTCTCTTTCCTGCAATACCGAACCCTCCACCCCGAGTCCTGCTGAAGACGACCAGGTGGTCCCCTCATTCCAGAAGCTGTCGTTCTACGAGTGCAGCAGCCCACCACAGACACCGGACAGATGCTCCAAGCCTCTGCCACCCATTCCTCCACAAACAGACATCCCCCCTGAGCAGGCTATGGACAACGAGGTTGAATTTTTTACAAGTACGGATGAAAACTGTTGCCTGGTTTCCAGCGTTGACCAGTGTTCCAAACCATCTCCTTTTCGATACGGGCTCCCGAGCCGAAGGAGCTTCAGGGACTGCGGACAGATTAACTATGCCTATTATGAGGGTCCTTCGGGGCCGCCAAGCCCAGGACCGCCCCAACAGAACCATCAGGCGCATCCTCCGCAGGAAGCGCGGGAACAGTATGAGCAGCAGCGACGGGAGCCGCCCGAGCGTGTGGTCTGTCAGAGACCGCAGGACAAGGCTCAGAGGAAGCTACGGCGTTCACACTCTGGCCCAGCTGGCTCTTTACACAAACCCTCACTGCTGCGCCTCACATGTCACAAACGCCACTCTAACAATTCGGATAAACCAGAAGTGCCACCGCCTATCCCTCCACGTACACTCAAAACAGGAGACTGCCGCCGCTGGTCAGCAGAGGTCTCGTCTGGGGCTTACAGTGATGAGGACAAACCACCAAAGGTGCCACCGAGGGACCCTTTGTCCAGAGGTAGCTCCCGTACTCCCAGTCCCAAGATGCTTCCTACGTACATTAATGGGGTGATGCCCCCTACCCAAAGCTTTGCACCAGATCCGAAGTATGTAAGCGGTCGGAGTTTCCACAGACAGAACAGTGAGGGCTCGCCGTGCATCCTTCCTGTTATGGAGAACGGCAAGAAGGCCAGCGGTACACATTACTACCTTATGCCTCAGCGGTCGGGGTTTGCGGACTCGCATTGTGACTGCCACACACACAGGAAAGTGGATTTAGTTTGA
- the errfi1a gene encoding ERBB receptor feedback inhibitor 1a isoform X1, which produces MRPDCAWSMSTVGLTAQEISFPIENPFLRAASCHSMAGSKPSWSYRHEPVDNFYFTMDAAHTDNSYRSQHKGPPASYEKHKHSPILQRLPPKKSRPIHLSLSCNTEPSTPSPAEDDQVVPSFQKLSFYECSSPPQTPDRCSKPLPPIPPQTDIPPEQAMDNEVEFFTSTDENCCLVSSVDQCSKPSPFRYGLPSRRSFRDCGQINYAYYEGPSGPPSPGPPQQNHQAHPPQEAREQYEQQRREPPERVVCQRPQDKAQRKLRRSHSGPAGSLHKPSLLRLTCHKRHSNNSDKPEVPPPIPPRTLKTGDCRRWSAEVSSGAYSDEDKPPKVPPRDPLSRGSSRTPSPKMLPTYINGVMPPTQSFAPDPKYVSGRSFHRQNSEGSPCILPVMENGKKASGTHYYLMPQRSGFADSHCDCHTHRKVDLV; this is translated from the exons ATGCGACCCGACTGTGCCTGGAGCATGTCCACAGTGGGCCTGACTGCCCAGGAGATCTCTTTTCCCATAGAAAACCCCTTCCTCCGGGCTGCCTCCTGTCACAGCATGGCTGGATCCAAACCCTCCTGGAGCTATCGCCATGAGCCCGTGGACAA CTTCTACTTTACTATGGATGCAGCACACACAGATAACAGTTACCGATCTCAGCATAAGGGGCCACCTGCAAGCTATGAAA AACACAAGCACAGTCCCATCTTGCAGAGGTTACCTCCAAAGAAATCCCGGCCCATCCATCTGTCTCTTTCCTGCAATACCGAACCCTCCACCCCGAGTCCTGCTGAAGACGACCAGGTGGTCCCCTCATTCCAGAAGCTGTCGTTCTACGAGTGCAGCAGCCCACCACAGACACCGGACAGATGCTCCAAGCCTCTGCCACCCATTCCTCCACAAACAGACATCCCCCCTGAGCAGGCTATGGACAACGAGGTTGAATTTTTTACAAGTACGGATGAAAACTGTTGCCTGGTTTCCAGCGTTGACCAGTGTTCCAAACCATCTCCTTTTCGATACGGGCTCCCGAGCCGAAGGAGCTTCAGGGACTGCGGACAGATTAACTATGCCTATTATGAGGGTCCTTCGGGGCCGCCAAGCCCAGGACCGCCCCAACAGAACCATCAGGCGCATCCTCCGCAGGAAGCGCGGGAACAGTATGAGCAGCAGCGACGGGAGCCGCCCGAGCGTGTGGTCTGTCAGAGACCGCAGGACAAGGCTCAGAGGAAGCTACGGCGTTCACACTCTGGCCCAGCTGGCTCTTTACACAAACCCTCACTGCTGCGCCTCACATGTCACAAACGCCACTCTAACAATTCGGATAAACCAGAAGTGCCACCGCCTATCCCTCCACGTACACTCAAAACAGGAGACTGCCGCCGCTGGTCAGCAGAGGTCTCGTCTGGGGCTTACAGTGATGAGGACAAACCACCAAAGGTGCCACCGAGGGACCCTTTGTCCAGAGGTAGCTCCCGTACTCCCAGTCCCAAGATGCTTCCTACGTACATTAATGGGGTGATGCCCCCTACCCAAAGCTTTGCACCAGATCCGAAGTATGTAAGCGGTCGGAGTTTCCACAGACAGAACAGTGAGGGCTCGCCGTGCATCCTTCCTGTTATGGAGAACGGCAAGAAGGCCAGCGGTACACATTACTACCTTATGCCTCAGCGGTCGGGGTTTGCGGACTCGCATTGTGACTGCCACACACACAGGAAAGTGGATTTAGTTTGA
- the LOC133449156 gene encoding LOW QUALITY PROTEIN: uncharacterized protein LOC133449156 (The sequence of the model RefSeq protein was modified relative to this genomic sequence to represent the inferred CDS: inserted 4 bases in 3 codons; substituted 4 bases at 4 genomic stop codons), producing MGEKEAEALPTRKANISLEIDIDXQAAFDNLSSPESVEFINTLEQELAVLCKEADSQAYKTVKVIKLSKGSVVAESTVQYNYXKTQIXFLNTQFDHVLTDVFNDTNNLQRISVAVGNKGVLLNEVTFXPPDITGIMDLQPFINCSHFANYTAGISNGQWVCVEPCXNPDYCHQHGDCFNDIYDGPVCKCYESSLEQYYVRCIRXELFRXTLFGSLTVAILLLIVIVIAVIIKGDVFLAIVTAHAIPEQLIGVKQVKGLAG from the exons ATGGGGGAAAAAG AAGCTGAAGCACTGCCAACCCGTAAAGCTaatattagtttggaaattGACATTGATTAGCAGGCTGCTTTTGACAATCTAAGCTCCCCTGAATCTGTAGAATTTATCAACACGTTAGAACAGGAG ctTGCAGTTCTGTGCAAAGAAGCAGACTCACAAGCTTATAAAACAGTAAAAGTCATCAAATTATC AAAAGGAAGCGTTGTAGCAGAGAGCACTGTGCAGTACAACTA CAAAACACAAATATAATTTCTCAACACACAGTTTGATCATGTGTTGACTGATGTCTTCAATGACACAAATAACCTCCAGAGGATATCTGTGGCCGTTGGCAATAAAGGTGTGCTGTTAAATGAAGTCACTTTCTAACCACC GGACATCACAGGTATTATGGACCTGCAGCCTTTTATTAATTGCTCCCACTTTGCCAATTACACTGCTGGGATTAGTAATGGTCAATGGGTGTGTGTTGAACCCT AAAACCCTGATTACTGCCATCAGCATGGAGACTGCTTCAATGACATCTATGATGGGCCTGTGTGCAA GTGCTATGAAAGCAGCCTGGAGCAGTATTATGTACGCTGTATACGCTGAGAGCTTTTCC CGACACTGTTTGGATCACTGACAGTTGCAATTCTGCTCTTGATTGTCATCGTCATTGCTGTCATCATCAAAGGAGACGTGTTTC TTGCCATAGTCACCGCCCACGCTATCCCTGAGCAGCTCATCGGAGTGAAGCAGGTGAAAGGGCTTGCAG GCTAG